In one window of Arachis ipaensis cultivar K30076 chromosome B06, Araip1.1, whole genome shotgun sequence DNA:
- the LOC107647998 gene encoding uncharacterized protein LOC107647998 — protein MSNLDLSKISLRPFKLSDVDDFLLWAGDDQVTQNLRWKTCGSREEALAFIRDVCIPHPWRRSICLDDRSIGFVSVYPWSGDDRCKADIGYAVAADYWGQGIATKAVKMAVPQVFNDLSHLVRLQAFTSPENKASQRVLEKAGFLKEGLLRKYTYFKGNIKDSVVFSFLSTDEFPHDDSWK, from the coding sequence ATGTCGAATTTGGATCTCTCAAAAATTTCTCTGCGGCCATTCAAGCTAAGCGATGTTGACGACTTTTTGCTATGGGCTGGGGATGATCAAGTCACACAAAACTTAAGATGGAAGACTTGTGGTTCAAGGGAAGAGGCTTTGGCCTTCATAAGAGACGTGTGCATACCTCATCCGTGGCGACGCTCAATCTGCCTTGACGACCGTTCCATAGGCTTTGTTTCGGTGTATCCGTGGTCAGGTGATGATAGATGCAAGGCTGACATAGGCTATGCCGTGGCCGCAGACTACTGGGGCCAAGGCATAGCCACCAAAGCAGTGAAGATGGCTGTGCCTCAAGTGTTCAATGACTTGTCTCATCTGGTAAGATTGCAGGCTTTCACTTCCCCTGAGAACAAGGCTTCTCAGAGAGTACTGGAAAAGGCTGGGTTCCTTAAGGAGGGTCTGCTCAGAAAGTACACTTATTTTAAAGGGAACATTAAGGATTCGGTAGTGTTTAGTTTCTTGTCAACTGATGAATTTCCTCATGATGACTCGTGGAAATAA